One window of the Nocardia huaxiensis genome contains the following:
- a CDS encoding helix-turn-helix transcriptional regulator — MPDVTRRMLELLTQLQTGRRFTGQELAARLAISPRTLRRDVERLREYGYPVTTQPGPSGFYELAAGRTLPPLVLDDDEAIATLVGLALLGSTTPAEPQEPSGIGPAAERAFGKIDQFLPKRLRPRATALRATVEAAPQTAPAVEAEALTTLGLAASRHELVTFDYTSGSGRLSRRRVEPYRQVHLNLRWYLLGWDTEREDWRTFRLDRVGDVHATAIPFPPRPLPARSAADYLRAGITVGRHHAVVTVEAPAAAVADRLKFQNCTIEALDAGRTRVTLEVDSFEWLVLNIAFLDVDFHIEEPVEFRTRSRELARRLRAAGHA; from the coding sequence ATGCCCGACGTGACGCGCCGCATGCTCGAACTGCTCACCCAATTGCAGACGGGCCGCCGATTCACCGGTCAGGAGCTGGCCGCCCGGCTCGCGATCAGTCCCCGCACGCTGCGGCGGGATGTGGAGCGACTGCGCGAGTACGGCTATCCGGTGACGACCCAGCCGGGGCCGAGCGGATTCTACGAGCTGGCCGCGGGCCGCACGCTGCCGCCGCTGGTGCTCGACGACGACGAGGCGATCGCGACCCTGGTAGGGCTGGCGCTGCTCGGTTCCACCACGCCGGCCGAACCGCAGGAGCCCTCCGGGATCGGTCCCGCCGCCGAGCGGGCCTTCGGCAAGATCGATCAGTTTCTGCCGAAACGCTTGCGGCCCAGGGCAACCGCCCTGCGGGCGACCGTGGAGGCCGCGCCGCAGACCGCGCCGGCCGTCGAGGCCGAGGCGCTCACCACGCTCGGCCTGGCGGCCTCGCGGCACGAACTCGTCACCTTCGACTACACCAGCGGCAGCGGCCGCCTGTCCCGTCGCCGGGTCGAACCGTATCGGCAGGTGCACCTGAACCTGCGCTGGTATCTGCTGGGCTGGGACACCGAACGCGAGGATTGGCGGACCTTCCGGCTCGACCGGGTCGGCGACGTGCACGCCACCGCGATCCCGTTCCCGCCGCGTCCGCTCCCGGCCCGTTCGGCCGCGGACTACCTGCGCGCCGGGATCACGGTCGGTCGCCACCACGCGGTGGTGACGGTCGAGGCCCCCGCCGCCGCGGTGGCCGACCGGCTCAAATTCCAGAACTGCACCATCGAGGCCCTCGACGCCGGGCGGACCCGGGTCACCCTCGAGGTGGATTCCTTCGAATGGCTGGTGCTCAATATCGCCTTCCTCGACGTCGATTTCCACATCGAGGAACCCGTCGAGTTCCGGACGCGCAGCCGCGAACTCGCGCGTCGCCTGCGGGCCGCGGGACACGCCTGA
- a CDS encoding thiamine pyrophosphate-dependent enzyme produces the protein MAATTPGAARPQHETLTADGTLTGADCLELFDSQATARHLDFAARRLGREGHGYYSIGSSGHEGNAAVAAALRVNDPALLHYRSAGFFVQRARKVAGSDPVRDVLLGVVAAASDPISGGRHKVFGSKAAHVIPQTSTIASQLPRAVGLAFALERAAQLGVPCEWPADAVVVCSFGDASANHSTAAGAINTAVHTTHLGVPMPILFVCEDNGLGISVPTPRTWIEHAYGSRPGLRYFEADGAEVADAHSAATRAAEWVRTQRKPAFLRLRTVRLLGHAGSDVESAYRRPAEIAADLRRDPVSRTARLLISAGIATPGDMLRRYDDIGARVAATAESVCGEKQLTSAAEVVRALAANRPTVVRTDALRAVERPGGSSGASNPVVAVGHSATAGPVAAAFRTKAPLADPAAANGSGGDNSEPMTLAQAVNRTLAQLLTRDPDVLVFGEDVGRKGGVYGVTKGLQQTFGVRRVFDTLLDEQSVLGTALGAALAGFVPIPEIQYLAYVHNAEDQLRGEAATLSFFSDGQYRNPLVVRIAGLAYQKGFGGHFHNDNSIAALRDIPGVVIAAPARADDAAALLRTCVSAARVDGRVCVFLEPIALYHTRDLHRPGDGAWLAPISEVRHAEIGRARVHGTGTHLTIVSFANGVPMSLRVARRLAARGVHARVLDLRWLSPLPIEDLLDNARATGRVLIADETRRSGGVSEAVFAALLDAGFEGRIARVTSADSFVPLGPAASTVLLDEDRIEAAAGKLLTAP, from the coding sequence GTGGCCGCGACGACGCCGGGGGCCGCACGACCGCAGCACGAAACCCTGACCGCCGACGGGACGCTGACCGGGGCCGACTGCCTCGAGCTGTTCGATTCCCAGGCCACCGCACGGCATCTGGATTTCGCGGCGCGCCGGCTCGGGCGGGAAGGGCACGGGTACTACAGCATCGGATCGTCGGGGCACGAGGGGAACGCCGCGGTGGCCGCCGCGCTGCGGGTGAACGATCCGGCGCTGCTGCACTATCGCTCGGCCGGATTCTTCGTACAGCGTGCGCGCAAGGTCGCGGGGTCCGATCCGGTGCGGGATGTCCTGCTGGGAGTGGTCGCGGCGGCGTCCGATCCGATCTCCGGGGGACGGCACAAGGTATTCGGAAGCAAAGCGGCGCATGTGATTCCGCAGACCTCCACCATTGCCTCGCAGCTGCCGCGGGCGGTCGGGCTGGCCTTCGCCCTCGAGCGGGCGGCGCAGCTGGGAGTGCCGTGCGAGTGGCCCGCCGATGCGGTGGTGGTGTGCAGTTTCGGGGATGCCTCGGCGAACCATTCGACGGCGGCGGGGGCGATCAATACGGCGGTGCACACCACCCATCTGGGTGTGCCGATGCCGATTCTGTTCGTGTGCGAGGACAATGGGCTCGGGATCAGCGTGCCGACACCGCGCACCTGGATCGAGCACGCCTATGGATCGCGGCCCGGGCTGCGGTACTTCGAGGCCGATGGCGCGGAAGTGGCAGACGCCCACAGCGCGGCGACCCGAGCCGCCGAATGGGTTCGCACACAAAGGAAACCGGCGTTCCTGCGACTGCGGACGGTACGCCTGCTCGGGCACGCGGGCTCGGATGTGGAATCGGCGTATCGACGGCCCGCCGAGATCGCGGCGGATCTGCGGCGGGATCCGGTGAGCAGAACCGCGCGGCTGCTCATCTCGGCCGGAATCGCGACGCCCGGCGACATGCTGCGCCGCTACGACGATATCGGCGCGCGGGTGGCGGCCACGGCCGAATCCGTGTGCGGGGAAAAGCAATTGACGAGCGCCGCGGAGGTCGTGCGCGCGCTGGCGGCGAACCGCCCGACCGTGGTGCGCACCGATGCGCTGCGCGCCGTGGAACGGCCCGGCGGTTCGTCCGGCGCCTCGAACCCCGTTGTTGCGGTGGGCCATTCCGCGACCGCCGGTCCGGTGGCCGCCGCCTTCCGCACCAAGGCTCCCCTGGCCGATCCTGCGGCGGCGAACGGTTCCGGCGGCGACAACTCCGAGCCAATGACATTGGCGCAGGCCGTCAATCGCACATTGGCCCAGCTGCTCACCCGCGATCCCGATGTGCTGGTCTTCGGCGAGGACGTGGGCCGCAAGGGTGGGGTGTACGGCGTCACGAAGGGCTTGCAGCAGACCTTCGGGGTGCGGCGGGTCTTCGACACGCTGCTCGATGAGCAGAGCGTGCTGGGCACCGCCCTCGGCGCGGCGCTCGCGGGTTTCGTTCCGATTCCGGAGATCCAGTACCTGGCCTATGTGCACAATGCCGAGGACCAGCTGCGGGGCGAGGCGGCGACGCTGTCGTTCTTCTCCGACGGGCAGTACCGCAATCCGCTGGTGGTGCGGATCGCGGGCCTCGCCTACCAGAAGGGCTTCGGCGGCCACTTCCACAATGACAATTCCATTGCCGCCCTGCGGGATATCCCCGGCGTGGTGATCGCGGCGCCCGCACGCGCCGATGATGCCGCCGCGTTGCTGCGCACGTGCGTGTCGGCCGCGCGGGTGGACGGCCGGGTGTGCGTCTTCCTCGAACCCATCGCGCTGTACCACACCCGGGATCTGCACCGGCCCGGCGACGGCGCGTGGCTGGCGCCGATTTCCGAGGTGCGCCATGCCGAGATCGGCCGGGCGCGCGTGCACGGGACGGGCACGCACCTGACCATTGTGAGTTTCGCCAATGGGGTGCCCATGAGCCTGCGGGTGGCCCGGCGGCTCGCCGCGCGCGGCGTGCACGCGCGGGTGCTGGATCTGCGCTGGCTGTCTCCGCTGCCGATCGAGGATCTGCTCGACAATGCCCGCGCCACCGGCCGGGTGCTGATCGCGGATGAAACCCGCCGCAGCGGCGGGGTTTCCGAGGCGGTGTTCGCCGCGCTGCTCGACGCCGGGTTCGAGGGCCGCATCGCGCGGGTCACCAGTGCGGACAGTTTCGTTCCGCTGGGTCCGGCCGCCTCGACCGTGCTGCTCGACGAGGACCGCATCGAAGCGGCGGCGGGAAAGCTGCTCACCGCACCCTGA
- a CDS encoding META domain-containing protein: MSATRRWCALLALTVGTIAGCSSSTDDTAQPTETPMGKAYISTEVKGKQIPGGGPLTLTFADDRVTANAGCNTATGPVTLDGGVLTVGQLAMTLMGCPGETDGADGWMDGLLKSAPTWKLDGSTLTLTGNGDGITVTLLDRKVAAPDKPLTGTTWVVKSLLGKDAQVWSQTLEDVKPTLTIAPDGAVSGSAGCNSMMGRAEIAGSYVTFQIGTTRMACAPEVMDVERQVLEVLNGKTITTIDSDALTIRNEASGTGLELRAE; encoded by the coding sequence ATGTCAGCAACTCGCAGGTGGTGTGCGCTGCTCGCCCTGACCGTCGGCACGATCGCCGGATGCTCCTCGTCCACCGACGACACCGCGCAGCCGACGGAAACTCCCATGGGCAAGGCGTACATCTCCACCGAGGTCAAGGGGAAGCAGATCCCGGGCGGCGGCCCCTTGACCCTGACCTTCGCCGACGACCGGGTGACGGCCAATGCCGGGTGCAATACCGCCACCGGACCCGTCACCTTGGACGGCGGCGTCCTGACCGTCGGTCAGCTGGCCATGACGCTCATGGGTTGCCCGGGTGAGACCGACGGCGCCGACGGGTGGATGGACGGACTGCTGAAGTCCGCTCCCACGTGGAAACTCGACGGTTCGACGCTGACGCTCACCGGCAATGGCGACGGCATCACCGTCACGCTGCTCGATCGCAAGGTGGCCGCGCCGGACAAGCCGCTCACCGGGACCACCTGGGTGGTCAAGAGCCTGCTCGGCAAGGACGCACAGGTCTGGTCCCAGACCCTCGAGGATGTGAAGCCGACGCTCACCATCGCGCCCGACGGCGCGGTGTCGGGCAGCGCCGGATGCAACAGCATGATGGGCAGGGCCGAGATCGCCGGCAGCTACGTCACCTTCCAGATCGGCACCACCAGGATGGCGTGCGCGCCGGAGGTCATGGATGTCGAACGGCAGGTGCTCGAGGTGCTGAACGGCAAGACCATCACCACCATCGATTCCGATGCCCTCACCATCCGCAACGAGGCCAGCGGCACCGGACTGGAACTGCGCGCGGAGTAG
- a CDS encoding enoyl-CoA hydratase codes for MADILVERSDKVAVLTVHHPERRNALTPELSGQLAAAVTAAENDPGISALVITGTPPAFCAGADLAALTQVREPELRAIYSGFLAVARCALPTVAAVGGAAVGAGLNLALAADVRMAGPGARFDARFLKLGTHPGGGMTWMLQRAVGPQRAAAMTLFGEVLDADAALAAGLAHRVVAGDFDKLVEQAVGFAAGAAEAPRALAIATKRTMRLTETLTAHADAVEVEIAQQVGTMNSADFAARLAEARRR; via the coding sequence ATGGCGGACATTCTGGTCGAACGCTCGGACAAGGTGGCGGTGCTGACGGTGCACCACCCGGAACGGCGCAATGCGCTGACGCCGGAGTTGTCCGGGCAGCTGGCCGCCGCGGTGACCGCGGCCGAGAACGATCCCGGAATCAGCGCCCTCGTGATCACCGGGACGCCGCCCGCCTTCTGCGCCGGGGCCGATCTGGCGGCGCTGACACAGGTTCGGGAACCCGAACTTCGCGCCATCTACTCCGGATTTCTCGCCGTGGCCCGGTGCGCGCTGCCGACGGTGGCGGCGGTGGGCGGTGCGGCCGTGGGCGCGGGTCTGAATCTCGCACTCGCCGCGGATGTGCGCATGGCCGGACCGGGCGCTCGATTCGACGCGCGGTTCCTGAAATTGGGCACGCACCCCGGCGGCGGCATGACCTGGATGTTGCAGCGAGCCGTCGGCCCGCAGCGGGCGGCGGCCATGACCTTGTTCGGCGAGGTGCTCGACGCCGACGCCGCGCTCGCCGCCGGGTTGGCGCACCGCGTGGTGGCGGGCGATTTCGACAAGCTGGTGGAACAGGCCGTCGGATTCGCGGCCGGAGCCGCCGAAGCCCCACGCGCCCTTGCCATTGCCACCAAGCGCACCATGCGCTTGACCGAGACGCTGACCGCGCACGCCGATGCCGTCGAGGTCGAGATCGCACAGCAGGTCGGGACCATGAACTCCGCGGACTTCGCCGCGCGGCTCGCCGAGGCCCGTCGGCGGTAG
- a CDS encoding 3'-5' exonuclease, which produces MNNRLVNVVDVEATCWEKATPPGQFSEIIEIGLCVLDARTLERVEKHSILVRPEHSTVSEFCTRLTTLTAEQVGAGISFSEACALLRTEFQADSRPWASWGDYDRKQFERQCAATGVAYPFGAVHTNAKLAFSRARGTERRFGMAGALRMTGLPLEGTHHRGGDDAWNIAALIADMMKENAWPGD; this is translated from the coding sequence ATGAACAATCGATTGGTGAATGTGGTGGATGTGGAGGCCACCTGCTGGGAGAAGGCCACGCCGCCGGGACAGTTCAGCGAGATCATCGAGATCGGCCTGTGCGTCCTGGACGCCCGGACTCTCGAGCGCGTGGAGAAGCACAGCATTCTGGTGCGTCCCGAACACTCCACCGTCAGTGAATTCTGTACCCGGCTGACCACTCTCACCGCCGAGCAGGTGGGTGCGGGCATCTCCTTTTCCGAGGCGTGCGCGCTGCTGCGCACCGAGTTCCAGGCCGATTCCCGTCCGTGGGCCAGCTGGGGTGATTACGACCGCAAGCAGTTCGAACGCCAGTGCGCGGCCACCGGTGTCGCGTATCCGTTCGGCGCGGTGCACACCAATGCCAAACTCGCCTTCTCGAGGGCCCGCGGGACCGAGAGGCGTTTCGGCATGGCCGGGGCGCTGCGCATGACCGGTTTGCCGCTGGAGGGAACCCATCATCGCGGCGGTGACGACGCCTGGAACATTGCCGCGCTCATCGCCGACATGATGAAGGAGAATGCCTGGCCCGGCGACTAG
- a CDS encoding ATP-binding cassette domain-containing protein, with amino-acid sequence MTTAQPLRPAVADRPRSIRIRAARTNNLRDLDIDVPRNSLVVFAGVSGSGKSSLVFDTIAAEAGYQVNETYPPFVRNRLPRWTRPAVDSIDGLSPVVVIDQKRLGGNARSTVGTITDTYSYLRLLFSRSSEPYVGESNHFSFNDPAGMCPACSGLGERVATDVDKLLDLDKSLAEGAILLPGFGNGQYWYRQYADIGSFDPATPLREWTRDERHALLYGGEAAARLGTRPPGDYEGVVPRFERIYLHTSDAPSERKQQVLQRFTHAQRCSDCGGERLNEAARTARVLDRTIVEMSHMEIEDLGELLAAVRDPRVAPVVASLRERLTALTDIGLGYLSLARPTTTVSGGESQRIKTIRHLGSSLTEMLYVFDEPTVGLHPHDVRSMTALLKQLRDKGNTVLVVEHDPDVLRIADEVVEIGPGAGAAGGRVVFQGSFDELRRADTPTGRALRQRRRPHTPRQATGKIRVENATRNNLTGVGVDIPAGVLTVLTGVAGAGKSSLVAELAAQHPATIVDQRPMATNRRSTPITYTGIAPAVRKLFATENGVSPALFSANSVGACPACKGLGVVYTDLAFMEGQEIECETCGGRRFTPEVLGYTVDGLSIADIDELTIDEAAQRLRIPGIARPLLRVAEVGLGYLRLGQPLSTLSGGECQRLRIARELAGHTGHTRYILDEPTTGLHLSDIDTLLEVLGTLVDTGNTVVVIEHNVDVIRRADWIVDLGPGPGRHGGRILFEGTPEELMARTDSKTAVALRG; translated from the coding sequence ATGACCACAGCACAGCCACTTCGCCCCGCCGTGGCGGACCGCCCGCGCAGTATCCGCATCCGGGCGGCCCGGACCAACAATCTGCGCGACCTCGATATCGACGTGCCGCGCAACAGCCTCGTGGTGTTCGCCGGCGTCTCCGGGTCGGGGAAATCCTCGCTCGTGTTCGACACCATCGCCGCCGAGGCGGGGTATCAGGTCAACGAGACCTATCCGCCGTTCGTGCGCAATCGGCTGCCCCGCTGGACCCGGCCCGCGGTCGACTCCATCGACGGGCTGTCACCGGTGGTGGTCATCGACCAGAAACGGCTGGGCGGCAATGCGCGCTCCACGGTCGGCACCATCACCGACACCTACAGCTATCTGCGGCTGCTGTTCTCGCGCAGCAGCGAGCCGTATGTCGGTGAGTCCAACCACTTCTCGTTCAACGATCCGGCGGGGATGTGCCCGGCCTGCTCGGGGCTGGGCGAGCGGGTCGCCACCGACGTGGACAAGCTGCTCGACCTGGACAAGAGCCTGGCCGAGGGCGCGATTCTGCTGCCCGGCTTCGGAAACGGCCAGTACTGGTATCGGCAGTACGCGGATATCGGATCGTTCGACCCGGCTACGCCGCTGCGGGAATGGACTCGCGACGAGCGCCACGCGCTGCTGTACGGCGGCGAGGCCGCAGCGCGCCTGGGCACCCGACCGCCCGGGGACTACGAGGGCGTCGTGCCGCGATTCGAACGCATCTACCTGCACACCTCCGATGCCCCGTCGGAACGCAAACAGCAAGTGCTCCAGCGGTTCACACACGCACAACGCTGCTCCGACTGCGGGGGTGAACGCCTGAACGAAGCGGCCCGGACCGCCCGCGTGCTCGACCGCACCATCGTCGAGATGAGCCATATGGAGATCGAGGATCTCGGCGAACTCCTTGCCGCCGTGCGGGATCCGCGCGTGGCCCCCGTGGTGGCCTCGCTGCGCGAGCGGCTCACCGCGCTCACCGATATCGGCCTGGGTTACCTGTCCCTGGCCCGGCCCACCACCACGGTGTCCGGGGGAGAATCCCAGCGCATCAAGACGATCCGGCATCTGGGCAGCAGCCTCACCGAGATGCTGTACGTGTTCGACGAACCGACCGTCGGCCTGCATCCGCACGACGTACGCTCCATGACCGCCCTGTTGAAGCAATTGCGGGACAAGGGAAATACCGTCCTGGTCGTCGAACACGATCCCGATGTCCTGCGGATCGCCGACGAGGTCGTCGAAATAGGTCCCGGCGCGGGCGCCGCGGGCGGTCGCGTGGTGTTCCAGGGGAGCTTCGACGAGCTGCGCCGGGCCGACACCCCGACCGGCCGTGCCCTCCGGCAGCGCCGCCGCCCGCACACACCCCGGCAGGCCACCGGCAAGATTCGGGTCGAGAACGCCACCCGCAACAATCTCACCGGCGTCGGCGTGGACATTCCCGCCGGAGTGCTGACCGTGCTCACCGGCGTCGCGGGCGCCGGAAAGTCCAGTCTGGTAGCGGAATTGGCCGCCCAGCATCCGGCCACGATCGTCGACCAGCGTCCGATGGCCACCAATCGCCGCTCGACCCCGATCACCTATACCGGCATCGCGCCCGCCGTCCGCAAACTGTTCGCCACCGAAAACGGCGTCAGCCCGGCACTTTTCAGCGCCAACTCGGTCGGCGCCTGCCCGGCGTGCAAGGGCCTCGGCGTGGTCTACACCGATCTCGCCTTCATGGAGGGGCAGGAGATCGAGTGCGAAACCTGCGGCGGCCGCCGTTTCACGCCCGAGGTGCTCGGCTACACGGTCGACGGCCTGTCCATTGCCGACATCGACGAGCTCACCATCGACGAAGCCGCACAGCGACTTCGGATCCCGGGTATCGCCCGCCCGCTGCTGCGGGTCGCGGAGGTCGGGCTGGGCTACCTGCGCCTGGGCCAGCCGCTGAGCACCCTGTCCGGCGGCGAATGCCAGCGCCTGCGCATCGCGCGTGAACTCGCCGGGCACACCGGCCACACCCGCTACATTCTCGACGAACCCACCACCGGGCTGCACCTGTCCGATATCGACACCCTGCTGGAGGTGCTCGGCACACTGGTGGATACGGGCAATACGGTGGTCGTCATCGAGCACAATGTGGACGTCATCCGCCGCGCCGACTGGATCGTCGACCTGGGCCCGGGACCCGGCCGCCACGGTGGCCGCATCCTGTTCGAGGGCACACCCGAGGAGCTGATGGCGCGAACGGATTCGAAAACCGCCGTGGCGCTGCGTGGTTGA
- a CDS encoding M56 family metallopeptidase, producing MSVAICLLVYGFAVSVLAPRLLGRIGYQGATPKFALVSWLTAMASTVLAWITAVVVLLIDLATHRLSTTPQRYLDTCITHFHDAAVGRYGAPAQAGLMLLSGLTTVAAVVLVFRLGRSLVRARSTTHEHARLARLAGRHHHELDAVVLDVDEPAAYCVAGKTHTVVLSRSVLAALDGRHLEAVLAHERAHLAGRHHLLLALTRGLAAVLPRITLFTFGAREVAMLLEMVADDAAARIHGRRNVIEALVALGGMATGPVGTLGATQVGLIARIERLSAPAATVARTRAQAALAAAATLVPLTSVAAAAAGIALCASVSA from the coding sequence ATGAGTGTCGCCATCTGCCTGCTGGTGTACGGCTTCGCGGTGTCCGTGCTCGCGCCGCGGCTGCTGGGCCGCATCGGATATCAGGGCGCTACTCCGAAATTCGCGCTGGTCAGCTGGCTCACCGCCATGGCGTCGACGGTGCTGGCGTGGATCACGGCGGTCGTGGTGCTGCTCATCGATCTGGCGACGCATCGGTTGTCGACCACGCCGCAGCGGTATCTGGACACCTGCATCACGCATTTCCACGATGCCGCTGTCGGACGGTACGGCGCTCCGGCGCAGGCCGGGTTGATGCTGCTGTCGGGGCTCACCACGGTCGCGGCGGTGGTGCTGGTGTTCCGGCTGGGCCGCTCGCTGGTGCGGGCCCGCAGCACCACCCACGAGCATGCGCGGCTGGCGCGGCTGGCGGGGCGGCACCATCACGAATTGGATGCCGTCGTACTGGATGTCGACGAGCCGGCCGCGTATTGCGTTGCGGGCAAGACACATACGGTGGTACTCAGCCGGAGTGTGCTGGCAGCGCTCGACGGGCGGCATCTGGAGGCGGTGCTCGCCCATGAGCGGGCGCATCTGGCGGGCCGTCATCATCTGCTGCTGGCGCTGACGCGCGGACTGGCGGCCGTGCTGCCGCGCATCACGCTGTTCACGTTCGGCGCACGGGAGGTCGCCATGCTGCTGGAGATGGTCGCCGATGATGCCGCGGCGCGAATCCACGGGCGGCGGAACGTCATCGAGGCGCTCGTCGCGCTCGGTGGTATGGCCACAGGTCCGGTGGGCACGCTCGGCGCCACCCAGGTCGGTCTGATCGCGCGTATCGAACGGCTCTCGGCGCCCGCGGCGACGGTCGCGCGCACCCGGGCGCAGGCGGCGCTCGCCGCGGCGGCCACCCTGGTGCCATTGACCTCGGTGGCCGCCGCGGCGGCCGGAATCGCGCTCTGCGCTTCGGTTTCCGCCTGA
- a CDS encoding lipase family protein: MTVGTRRAIAQACLAVAAGVAVAACPAVTNTVAAQEVPVQPALPFPVPPAPPYLDTAFYQPDPARVAAAAPGEILTARQVNLANFWLIPLNVNAWQLSYRSTNTRGEPIAAVATVIVPHRAAPTGQRGLVSFQMAEDSLSINCAPSYTLQMGSLPNPLNPVISAEFVEVQAMLQLGHAVVIPDHQGPNAAYAAGPLGGRITLDGIRAAENFEPAALPGADTRVTLWGYSGGAIPTGHAAELQPTYAPDINLVGTAAGGLMADLRMAIDYNNSTSSFAGAVLGGLFGVAREYPELNQFIDRYMNPLGKGLRLVHENQCVALQFAGFPFVNLKGLFDYPGGDPMTAPELQPLLDELTLGKRGAPSAPLFLYESPFDEAMPINAVNNLYDTYCTDPNSQVFYTRDLLSEHGIAAVSGAGSAALWLNDRLNGVPAREGCHNRDVLSTILDPGALPAFINAIGQTLASALGMPV, encoded by the coding sequence ATGACAGTGGGGACCCGCAGGGCAATCGCCCAGGCGTGCCTGGCCGTCGCGGCGGGCGTGGCGGTGGCCGCCTGCCCGGCAGTGACCAATACCGTGGCGGCACAAGAGGTTCCGGTCCAACCGGCACTCCCCTTCCCGGTGCCGCCCGCACCGCCGTACCTGGATACGGCCTTCTACCAACCGGATCCGGCTCGGGTCGCGGCGGCCGCACCGGGTGAGATCCTGACGGCCCGGCAGGTGAACCTCGCCAATTTCTGGCTGATTCCCCTGAACGTGAACGCCTGGCAGCTGTCCTACCGCAGCACCAATACGCGAGGCGAGCCGATCGCGGCGGTCGCGACCGTCATCGTGCCGCATCGCGCCGCCCCGACCGGGCAGCGCGGGCTGGTCTCGTTCCAGATGGCCGAGGATTCGCTGTCCATCAACTGCGCACCCTCCTACACCCTGCAGATGGGGTCGCTGCCGAATCCGCTCAACCCGGTCATCTCCGCGGAATTCGTGGAGGTGCAGGCCATGCTGCAGCTCGGGCACGCCGTGGTCATCCCCGACCACCAGGGCCCGAACGCGGCCTATGCGGCCGGGCCGCTGGGTGGCCGCATCACCCTCGACGGCATTCGCGCCGCGGAGAACTTCGAACCCGCGGCCCTGCCCGGCGCCGACACCCGGGTGACGCTGTGGGGGTATTCGGGCGGCGCGATCCCGACCGGGCACGCCGCCGAATTGCAGCCCACCTACGCGCCGGACATCAACCTGGTCGGAACGGCCGCAGGCGGGCTCATGGCCGATCTGCGGATGGCCATCGACTACAACAACAGCACCTCCAGCTTCGCGGGAGCCGTGCTGGGCGGGTTGTTCGGCGTCGCCCGCGAGTACCCGGAACTGAATCAGTTCATCGACCGGTATATGAACCCCCTCGGCAAGGGTTTGCGCCTGGTTCACGAGAACCAGTGTGTGGCACTGCAATTCGCAGGCTTCCCGTTCGTCAATCTCAAGGGGCTGTTCGACTACCCCGGCGGTGATCCGATGACGGCCCCCGAACTGCAACCGCTGCTGGACGAGCTCACCCTCGGCAAGCGCGGCGCCCCGTCGGCCCCGCTGTTCCTGTACGAGTCGCCGTTCGACGAGGCGATGCCGATCAATGCGGTGAACAATCTGTACGACACCTACTGCACCGACCCGAACTCGCAGGTCTTCTACACCCGGGATCTGTTGAGCGAGCACGGCATCGCCGCGGTGTCGGGTGCGGGCAGCGCCGCGCTGTGGCTCAACGACCGGCTCAACGGGGTGCCCGCGCGGGAGGGCTGCCACAATCGCGACGTGCTCAGCACGATTCTCGATCCGGGCGCGCTACCGGCCTTCATCAACGCGATCGGCCAGACACTCGCGTCGGCGCTGGGCATGCCGGTCTGA